The nucleotide sequence ttgcccccccaccccatcataATAACAATTGGCTGTAATGTTCTTACAAAGAAATGCTTTGTGTACATAATTCTGTAATGGATTCTACTAGCTGAGCCATGAGAATCAATAACAATAAGGTTTTTttcatgttcatatttttttgcaagTTTGGGTGAATTGATTTCACTGTTATATCACTGAGGGCAACTTAAAAGGACCTTTGGAATATTTGCCCTTTCTCAAGTTCAGCCTCTCTCTACATACCCCCCCTTTTCACATAGCTGCATTACACCTTTATATAAAGATATGGTATATattttcctttccctctcttctcagtCTCTTTCATCTTAACCTTTTGTGCAGGTGATCCCAGCTTGATGCTCAATTAGGTTTCCACGGAAACCTCACCTCAAGTGACTGTCCATCCATTCCCTGGCTCTCTAAGACACCAATCAGGCTCTCAGTGGCGGCGCCTAATACCATCACAACTCTTTCCCTCTGCtgtccatttctctctgtctctctctctttctttttctctctctctctctctctctctctctctctctgtctctctctctctcttaaacccCGGTGAAGGTGTCGGTGCATGTGGCGATGTCCTCCCGGACAGAGAGCGCCCGTGGCTGACCGGGCCGGTGGCCGCACCGGCGCAGCAGGAAGAGGCGGTGAGCAGCGGCGCGGTACTTCTTGGACATGAGGTTGTAGAGGACCGGGTTGATGGAGGCGCTCAGGTAGCACAGCACCATGGAGGCCACGTTGAAGTTCTGACTCAGGCGTGCCTCGTAGTAGTCGTTGGCGTAGGTGAAGAGGTTGCGGCCGATGTGATAGGGCAGCCAGCAGATGGCGAAGGCAAGCACCACCACGGCtggaaagggatggagagaagatggagagagaggaaggagagatgtATGCATGTAAACAAGgtaaagggatggagagaagatggagagagaggaaggagagatgtATGCATGTAAACAAGGTAGGAGCTAGGAGGATGGAACACAGGAACTGAAACTTTATTTGAAAGTTTATTTGTAAAACTATTTCAACTGTTGGTTCCTCAAACTGCGTTGTCAGCTGTTTCAACTGCTAGTTCCAAAACCTAAATTACTCTCCATCTATATCTAACTTTCACTCTGAACCTATACCTTTAATTCTGATGTAGACCAAACAAGATTTTCTTTTAAGACACTAAATCGTACCACCAATTCCAGCCTCTCACCCTCATGACAAGTAACAACTTATACCTTCCACCTGTGACTGAGCAAACCCAGGCTTGGTCATTGGGGGTGAGTGGGTTTTGTCGAGTCTGGCAAGTCTGCGTGCTGATTGTATGGAGCTGTTGTCATCTCCAGCAGGAGGTTAGTGATTTAGTGACTCCATCTCCAGATTTCTACCCCTGCACTTGGATTAGGGCTCAGGCATTCCGGAGCATGGAAGCATGGAAATTCCTATTAGGGACTGATTTACGAGACCAACACCatacacccccccaccacagacacacagacacacacacacacacacacagcccccacaACCACAATTCAATCTGAGACTTAACAAACGTGGCATGGCGGCCTTGTTCTGCATGTCAGCCTAATGACCAACATTAATGTAATAGAAGATATGGTGAATTAAATATTTACAGACGGCAGAACAATGAGCTTTTGTCTGTTACTGTAAGGAAACCCCAGGGCCACAAATCAGCTGGCTAATCCGGTTGGTGCCAAATAAACCAGATGTTTATAGAGTGACAACTGAAGAGGAGGTTTTAGGGGAATAGGGCAGACATCTTGGTCTGTTTAGCGGCGATGTCTGCAGAtcaaaaaaacaatcaaaaatCATCAAAATGCTAAATGGAAAGTAGTGGAAGATAATGCTTAACTATGATCCACTCCGGAACTCTTTCGTATGTTCTTTTAACATGGAAGATAATCCTTAATTATGATCTACTCCGGAACTGTTTCTTATGTTCTTTTAACACGTAAAGAGGTAAAGGTTGGCCTTTGTGTTGACAGCGTGCATGTTGTAGGCGTTGTGGGAGCGCAGTACACGTGCACGAAGAAGAAACAGATGTGCTGCTCTCCTACGCTCTCTACACACCAAGTTACAGATTTAATTAAAGCAATATCCCACTTGTGTCAACGctttcacacattcactcatttgCAAAGGagatccatgcacacacacacacacacactctctctctctctcccacacacacacacaatatttctAGGTGCTACAAACATATACCTCTATATGTACAAGGCACCTATATATGTGGTGCACACACCTCTATTTTTGGGTAGCTAAGAATAAGTGACGGGTGTGTGGAGCTACAGTTGCTATTGGATGTTATTATGTCTTTTCAGCCTCAACTCTTAATTTAGTGTGAATATCCATTTCAATTATCACCAGAAAATGTGTTACGATTCATAATAAATTTCACATACTCTGTCTCAATTTCTCCCTCgctctttctcaaacacacacacttgctcacctCCCAGggtatttcattcattcatccattcactcactcatctatttctttctattttcctttctttctatttGCACATCAATGAACAATAGTGTGCCACCTGTTAATGAGTGTGATGGCATTTTCCTGTAAGCAGTGTTTTTTCAGTACTTCTCACATTATGGCACACAGTGAATCTCTCATTCAGGGCCTGTCTCTCTCACGTATCGTTCATCTACGTCCATCCAGTGTTACCTCTACTCATCCACACACTTTCTCCCTACCTTCTTTAAtgtcctccatccatccctccatccacctctccatccattcatccctcACTCACCGAGTATTTTGATGGTCTGCCGGTGTGACCTGGCCCTTACCGCTGCGCACGGCCCTCGCAGCTCCTCCATCTTGCTCTTCCACAGCTTGCGCCCGATGGAGCCGTAGAGGAAGAGCAGGCACAGCATGGGCCCGAAGAAGTAGATGGTGGACACCCAGATCATGGTGTTGAGGAGGCCCGAGTCGATGGCGTAGCTGGTGGGCACGCACTGGCGCGTGCTGTCGTCCGCCAGCGTAGCGTTCTTGTACTCCACGCCGACCAGCAGCAGCATTGGCGAGGCCGAGAGCAGCGCGAACGCCCACAGCGCCAGGATGACCAGCTTCACGCGGCGCTTGGTCACCACCACTTTGGTGCGCAGCGGGTAGCAGATGGCCAGGTAGCGCTCCATGCTGAGCGCCGTGATGTGCAGGATGGTGGCGTACGTGCAACCCTCGTTGATGTAGTGGTAGATGCGGCACACCAGCGGGCCAAACACCCACGGCTCGTACTTCCACACGCGGTAGAGGTCAAAGGGCAGGCTGAAGAAGATCAGCAGGTCTGACACGGCCATGCTGGACAGGTAGAGGTTGGTGGTGGTCTTCATGTCCTTGAAGCGCTGGATGATGAGGATGGTCATGGTGTTGCCCACCACACCAACCAGGAAGAGGAGCAGGCACACCACAGTGACCGGGATGAGAGTGGACGCAGGGAAGAGCGAGTCGACATAGTAATGATAGTCCGTGTAAGGGTCATCGATCATCCTGGCGGGGGATTGGTCCCCGGCTCCAATGCTGGGATGCAGGTTCACCGGAATGCCACCGGGAGTGACGCGCACTCCCCCGTCTAGTCGCATACAGAGGACACCAGCAGAGCTGAAGCTGAAgcttctcccttctcctctcttgaTCTTAAATCCCACTTTTTCAGAGCAGGCAGTCCTCCACACAAACTTTAAATGTGGTGCTCCAAGTCACAGGGAACCTCTAGACGTCCAACATCAC is from Alosa alosa isolate M-15738 ecotype Scorff River chromosome 15, AALO_Geno_1.1, whole genome shotgun sequence and encodes:
- the mlnr gene encoding growth hormone secretagogue receptor type 1, which encodes MDPAHRQVHCEPLTYSTAAAAELRLEDGGVRVTPGGIPVNLHPSIGAGDQSPARMIDDPYTDYHYYVDSLFPASTLIPVTVVCLLLFLVGVVGNTMTILIIQRFKDMKTTTNLYLSSMAVSDLLIFFSLPFDLYRVWKYEPWVFGPLVCRIYHYINEGCTYATILHITALSMERYLAICYPLRTKVVVTKRRVKLVILALWAFALLSASPMLLLVGVEYKNATLADDSTRQCVPTSYAIDSGLLNTMIWVSTIYFFGPMLCLLFLYGSIGRKLWKSKMEELRGPCAAVRARSHRQTIKILAVVVLAFAICWLPYHIGRNLFTYANDYYEARLSQNFNVASMVLCYLSASINPVLYNLMSKKYRAAAHRLFLLRRCGHRPGQPRALSVREDIATCTDTFTGV